From a region of the Aeoliella mucimassa genome:
- a CDS encoding Gfo/Idh/MocA family protein: protein MCDSSKTPPQSAAASPLEALQLPYRPQDPQCYRPGIALVGCGGITRHHLQAYCDAGYPVRGFFDIDRSRATDRRDQFFPQAIVYDCLEDLLANPDIEVVDIATHPSERVPLMESALRAGKHVLSQKPFVTDLDAGERLAQIADEHGLQLAVNQNARWAPHFSYIRQVVRTGWIGPVVAVHFAIHWNHGWVKGSPFEQIPHLVLYDYAIHWFDMLATLMGDEGPVRVFASVACSTEQQVQTPLLGQVLVEYEHAQATLVFDGCNPGKSLDTTYVLGATGNVRSEGIDDNHQQVIVANSLGEWRPVTEGQWFNDGFHGTMGELLLAIEQQRTPENHARQNLRGLALCYAAIHSANTHEPVVPGTIRRLPE, encoded by the coding sequence ATGTGCGATTCCTCCAAAACACCTCCTCAATCGGCAGCCGCCAGTCCGCTCGAAGCACTGCAGTTGCCCTATCGACCCCAGGATCCGCAGTGTTATCGGCCTGGAATCGCACTCGTCGGCTGCGGCGGCATCACCCGGCACCACTTGCAGGCGTATTGTGACGCTGGTTATCCAGTTCGCGGATTCTTCGACATCGACCGCTCCCGGGCGACGGATCGCCGTGACCAATTTTTTCCTCAGGCGATCGTTTACGACTGCCTGGAAGACCTGCTCGCGAATCCGGATATCGAGGTGGTCGATATTGCGACCCACCCAAGTGAGCGGGTGCCGTTGATGGAATCCGCCTTGCGGGCCGGCAAGCACGTGCTCAGCCAGAAGCCGTTTGTCACCGATCTCGACGCGGGGGAACGACTCGCCCAGATTGCCGACGAGCATGGCTTGCAACTCGCGGTGAACCAGAACGCCCGCTGGGCTCCGCACTTCAGCTACATCCGGCAAGTGGTCCGCACGGGGTGGATCGGTCCCGTCGTCGCGGTGCACTTTGCGATTCATTGGAATCATGGTTGGGTGAAAGGAAGCCCGTTCGAGCAGATTCCTCACTTGGTGCTCTACGACTACGCGATCCACTGGTTCGACATGCTGGCCACGCTGATGGGGGACGAAGGTCCGGTGCGAGTGTTTGCGTCGGTGGCCTGCAGCACCGAGCAGCAGGTGCAAACTCCACTGCTAGGGCAGGTGCTGGTAGAGTACGAGCACGCCCAGGCGACGCTTGTGTTCGACGGCTGCAACCCCGGCAAGAGCCTCGATACTACCTACGTGCTCGGGGCCACCGGCAACGTCCGTTCCGAGGGCATCGACGACAACCACCAACAGGTGATCGTTGCGAACTCCCTCGGGGAGTGGCGTCCCGTTACCGAAGGGCAGTGGTTCAACGATGGATTCCACGGCACCATGGGCGAACTACTGCTAGCCATCGAGCAGCAGCGCACGCCCGAGAATCACGCACGACAAAACCTGCGCGGCCTCGCACTTTGCTACGCAGCCATCCATAGCGCTAACACCCACGAGCCAGTCGTGCCTGGCACGATCCGGCGCCTGCCGGAG
- a CDS encoding DUF4332 domain-containing protein, with product MKIQHLAFDRYEGQDPRIALDLTNGLNVVDARQPLLARQLADLVGHVLYGARVCDRDAIVHDHPGYVDVDSSLGRFRMERHADRANRGTYTEPRLTVAPLEGHHAQPGTARQLLKGLSPEVAARLLVLRRSDDDQLQWLLSESLATELHRIERVHPEHVESRDIPHDASDLFTTRDRLSHQIELLLAEKRRSSEALEAAISELSLEYDAAQHRHAECQHELDEVLARLAELETQLRYHELSEFVGRTADEAYHQDQQSLLADLDEEIAKWRRALAELEAREAQIRQQLSQRHPDDSSPLLPLADQRAAIMVAHRLVADLDSEVARYARPSDSHACLCRHTHARLHPLVDTLGQQIEKLAGLVEQYEAAVAMDQLKLEAAHLERSQQELRATIDHLLDRRQSRMRTSRARNKVEGLDVQALPKDWQRLREDLENQRGDLTGELEEADRHIHSLLSRRDRLHHERAELMNDANLVQLRQDLDEVTRRIETHAPRSASTIGYSVAPWRASDILAKLSDGRLREVRLAEGGRQATVLNRHGSTIRQSDLNEVDRRLLSISLQLAAVAGVAQWGLRLPLVVADPFAELPAAESAILALVLQDLGRAGHQVLVSTSSTAVVDRLRSTGQAILTVGGPQTPSTSEPVTTGLRAFQAKTITTPIEVEEDQEDNGCALSLDDSIDRFAVFGEDTKQLFSAIGIHEIRDLLDADADDVSHALDRTGISGSIVELWQTHVAMLVYVPDLTLHDAQLLTSAGVRNLQQLADADAEELHEAMEEYLASPRGVRYRSRQGMGLRQVSRWIANAGSTRARWASTPYASRTANGTTRKVSQAPAPNGRRRSSTNGTRRAVPSRKERPLRFRLSRKSPVVDAPSIGPKTAKRLQKVGVQTVADLLSADCDALAESLDVRHINAETLVTWQHQAQLMCRVPELLARDVQVIVGCGFTTPEGIASAKASDLLEFAKSYLATPEGARALRNGEAPDLARVKKWIYWAENRRELEAA from the coding sequence ATGAAGATCCAACACCTCGCCTTCGATCGTTACGAAGGCCAAGACCCCCGTATTGCGCTCGACCTGACCAACGGACTGAACGTGGTCGACGCGCGCCAACCGCTCCTGGCCCGTCAGCTCGCCGATCTCGTCGGCCATGTGCTGTACGGTGCACGTGTTTGCGATCGCGATGCCATCGTGCACGATCACCCAGGCTATGTCGACGTGGATAGTAGTCTGGGACGTTTCCGTATGGAGCGTCACGCCGACCGTGCGAATCGCGGCACTTACACCGAGCCTCGGCTCACCGTGGCCCCGCTCGAAGGTCATCATGCCCAGCCCGGGACCGCTAGGCAGTTGCTCAAGGGCTTGTCGCCTGAAGTGGCTGCTCGCTTGTTGGTGCTGCGACGAAGCGACGACGATCAACTGCAGTGGTTGCTTTCCGAATCACTAGCCACCGAGCTGCATCGGATCGAGCGGGTGCATCCCGAGCACGTGGAGAGTCGTGACATCCCCCACGATGCGAGCGACTTGTTCACCACGCGCGATCGGTTGTCGCATCAGATTGAACTCTTGCTTGCCGAAAAACGGCGCAGCAGCGAGGCCCTCGAGGCGGCCATCAGCGAGTTAAGCCTGGAGTACGATGCTGCCCAGCATCGCCATGCGGAATGCCAGCACGAACTCGACGAAGTACTCGCCCGCCTGGCCGAACTGGAAACCCAACTGAGATACCACGAACTCTCGGAGTTCGTAGGGCGCACCGCCGACGAGGCGTACCATCAAGATCAACAGTCGCTACTGGCCGATCTCGACGAGGAGATTGCCAAGTGGCGTCGCGCCCTGGCCGAGCTTGAAGCTCGCGAAGCCCAGATTCGTCAGCAGCTCTCGCAGCGGCATCCCGATGATTCGTCGCCGCTGTTGCCGTTGGCCGACCAGCGGGCGGCGATCATGGTGGCCCACCGCCTGGTGGCAGATCTCGATAGCGAGGTCGCCCGCTACGCTCGGCCGAGCGATTCACACGCCTGCCTGTGCCGCCATACGCACGCCCGGCTGCATCCGTTGGTCGATACGCTGGGCCAGCAGATCGAGAAACTGGCCGGGCTGGTCGAGCAGTACGAAGCTGCGGTAGCCATGGACCAACTGAAGCTCGAAGCCGCGCATCTCGAGCGTTCGCAACAGGAACTGCGGGCGACGATCGATCACCTGCTCGATCGTCGGCAATCGCGGATGCGGACTTCGCGGGCACGCAACAAGGTCGAGGGTCTCGACGTGCAAGCGTTGCCTAAGGACTGGCAGCGGTTGCGCGAAGATCTGGAGAATCAGCGGGGCGATCTGACCGGGGAGTTGGAGGAAGCCGACCGCCACATCCACTCCCTGTTGTCGCGCCGTGATCGCTTGCATCATGAGCGTGCGGAACTGATGAACGATGCCAACCTGGTGCAACTGCGTCAGGATTTGGACGAAGTTACTCGGCGAATCGAAACTCACGCCCCGCGTTCGGCGTCGACCATCGGTTACTCGGTCGCACCTTGGCGGGCCTCGGACATTCTGGCCAAGCTCAGCGATGGACGGTTGCGTGAAGTTCGTCTCGCCGAAGGTGGCCGGCAGGCCACCGTGCTGAATCGTCACGGCAGCACCATTCGGCAGTCGGATCTGAACGAAGTCGACCGCCGGTTGCTATCGATCAGCCTGCAGCTGGCCGCCGTGGCCGGTGTTGCCCAGTGGGGGCTCCGCCTGCCGCTGGTGGTGGCCGATCCCTTTGCCGAACTCCCCGCAGCGGAATCGGCGATCCTGGCATTGGTGCTGCAGGACCTCGGTCGTGCAGGGCATCAGGTGCTGGTCTCCACCTCGTCGACCGCGGTGGTCGATCGACTCCGCTCGACGGGGCAAGCCATCCTGACCGTTGGTGGTCCGCAAACTCCCTCTACCAGTGAACCGGTGACCACCGGCCTGCGGGCGTTTCAGGCGAAGACCATTACCACGCCGATCGAAGTAGAAGAGGATCAAGAGGACAACGGTTGTGCGCTGTCGCTGGACGACTCCATCGACCGGTTTGCCGTGTTTGGCGAAGACACCAAGCAGCTCTTCAGTGCGATCGGAATTCACGAGATTCGCGACCTGCTCGACGCCGATGCCGACGACGTGTCGCACGCCTTGGATCGCACGGGGATCTCTGGTTCGATCGTCGAGCTGTGGCAAACACACGTGGCGATGCTGGTGTACGTACCCGATCTCACGTTGCACGACGCCCAGTTGCTCACCAGCGCTGGGGTTCGCAATCTGCAGCAACTGGCCGACGCCGATGCGGAAGAGCTACACGAAGCGATGGAAGAGTACCTGGCCAGCCCGCGGGGCGTGCGCTATCGGTCGCGGCAAGGCATGGGCCTTCGCCAAGTGTCTCGTTGGATTGCGAACGCGGGTAGCACCCGCGCACGTTGGGCCAGCACTCCCTATGCGAGTCGCACGGCCAATGGCACCACGCGAAAGGTCAGCCAAGCACCCGCACCGAACGGGCGGCGACGCAGTTCGACCAACGGCACGCGCCGCGCGGTTCCGAGTCGCAAAGAGCGGCCGCTGCGATTCCGATTGTCGCGCAAGAGCCCGGTGGTCGATGCTCCTAGCATCGGTCCCAAGACCGCGAAACGCTTGCAGAAGGTGGGCGTGCAGACGGTTGCCGACCTGTTGTCGGCCGACTGCGATGCCTTGGCCGAATCGCTCGACGTTCGCCATATCAACGCCGAAACATTGGTGACCTGGCAACACCAGGCTCAACTGATGTGCCGAGTGCCCGAGCTTCTGGCTCGCGACGTGCAGGTGATCGTCGGCTGTGGATTCACGACGCCCGAGGGAATTGCCTCGGCGAAAGCCAGCGACCTGCTGGAGTTCGCCAAGTCGTACCTCGCCACGCCCGAAGGAGCCCGTGCTCTTCGCAATGGCGAAGCACCCGACCTCGCACGCGTGAAGAAGTGGATCTACTGGGCGGAGAATCGTCGAGAGTTAGAAGCCGCTTAG
- a CDS encoding circularly permuted type 2 ATP-grasp protein, which produces MNYAPAGYDEMFCSEGTPRDSCREFVARLQEIPEQELTDRQQAAELNLVNMGITFNVYGHEDGTEKVWPFDLLPRIIDADEWKRVEQGLKQRIHALNLFVSDIYNDQKILKDGVVPKELLESAKTIRPQMQGFTPTEGVWCHISGVDLIRHDDGTIYVLEDNLRCPSGVSYVLENREVMKRAFSQVFEGMSVVPVEEYPEQLLQTLLECAPAHAVEPTAVVLTPGVYNSAYFEHTFLAQQMGVELVQGSDLVVDNGFVYMRTTHGVQRVDVIYRRIDDDFLDPTCFRKDSCLGVPGLIDAYRRGNVTLANAPGTGVADDKAVYAYVPQIIKYYLGEDAILSNVPTYLCSDDMQREHVIANLDKLVVKPTNESGGYGILMGPQASASERAKYVDLIRSNPRNYVAQPMLQLSTVPTLVDNQLEPRHVDLRPFVLCGKDIYVMPGGLTRVALVRGSMVVNSSQGGGSKDTWVLRTDEAHQLSMNHAAAYGGEHA; this is translated from the coding sequence ATGAATTACGCCCCTGCTGGCTACGACGAAATGTTCTGTTCCGAGGGCACTCCCCGCGATTCCTGTCGGGAGTTCGTCGCTCGATTGCAAGAAATCCCCGAACAAGAGCTCACCGATCGCCAACAGGCGGCGGAGCTAAACCTCGTAAACATGGGCATCACGTTCAACGTGTATGGTCATGAGGATGGCACCGAGAAGGTGTGGCCGTTCGATCTACTACCGCGGATCATCGATGCCGACGAGTGGAAGCGGGTGGAACAAGGGCTGAAACAGCGAATCCATGCCCTAAATCTTTTTGTATCCGACATTTACAACGATCAGAAGATCCTCAAAGACGGGGTGGTTCCCAAAGAACTGTTGGAGTCGGCGAAGACCATCCGCCCGCAAATGCAGGGCTTCACCCCTACCGAGGGCGTGTGGTGCCACATTTCGGGTGTCGATCTGATTCGCCACGACGATGGCACGATCTACGTGCTCGAAGATAACCTTCGCTGCCCTTCTGGCGTTTCGTACGTGCTCGAAAACCGCGAAGTGATGAAGCGGGCTTTCTCGCAGGTGTTCGAAGGCATGTCGGTAGTGCCGGTGGAAGAGTATCCCGAACAACTGCTGCAAACCCTGCTCGAATGCGCTCCGGCCCATGCGGTGGAGCCCACCGCCGTGGTGCTGACGCCTGGCGTGTACAATTCGGCCTACTTCGAACACACGTTCCTCGCCCAACAAATGGGTGTCGAGCTGGTTCAAGGCTCCGACCTGGTGGTCGACAACGGCTTTGTGTACATGCGGACCACCCACGGGGTGCAGCGTGTCGACGTGATTTACCGCCGGATCGACGACGATTTCCTCGATCCCACCTGTTTCCGCAAAGACTCCTGCTTGGGAGTTCCCGGACTGATCGACGCCTACCGTCGCGGCAACGTGACCCTGGCAAATGCCCCTGGAACCGGGGTGGCCGACGACAAAGCGGTGTACGCCTACGTGCCGCAGATCATTAAGTACTACCTTGGTGAGGATGCCATCCTGTCGAACGTGCCGACCTACTTGTGTTCCGACGACATGCAACGCGAACACGTGATTGCCAATCTCGACAAGCTGGTGGTCAAGCCAACCAACGAGTCGGGCGGATACGGCATTTTGATGGGCCCTCAGGCTTCGGCCTCGGAACGGGCCAAGTACGTCGACCTTATTCGCTCCAACCCGCGAAACTACGTCGCACAACCAATGCTACAGCTCTCGACGGTTCCCACGCTGGTGGACAACCAACTGGAGCCCAGGCACGTCGACCTTCGGCCGTTCGTGCTGTGTGGCAAAGACATTTACGTGATGCCGGGCGGGTTGACCCGTGTCGCGCTAGTTCGAGGCTCCATGGTCGTCAACTCGTCGCAGGGCGGTGGCAGTAAGGACACATGGGTTCTGCGGACTGATGAAGCGCATCAATTGTCCATGAATCATGCAGCCGCCTATGGGGGCGAGCATGCTTAG
- a CDS encoding methylated-DNA--[protein]-cysteine S-methyltransferase: MPQTKAPVSTSQSLCEAVAFETELGWMAVGVTNDRLSRVIFGQPTFDALMEVVSAERMQLVDQDELSDWVGDLCCRLRSFAAGESCDFADIPVDTDHLTSFGQAVVDACRALSWGETLSYAELAAKAGSPGAARAVGNVMANNRLPLVVPCHRVLGSGGHLGGYSAPGGLVTKRRLLDAEAVA; the protein is encoded by the coding sequence GTGCCTCAGACCAAAGCCCCTGTATCCACTTCTCAGTCGCTTTGCGAAGCGGTTGCCTTCGAGACCGAACTGGGCTGGATGGCCGTCGGCGTGACGAACGACCGCTTATCACGCGTGATCTTCGGGCAACCGACGTTCGATGCGTTGATGGAGGTGGTATCTGCCGAGCGCATGCAACTGGTCGACCAGGACGAGCTCAGCGACTGGGTGGGCGATCTCTGTTGCCGGCTACGCTCGTTTGCCGCTGGTGAGTCTTGCGACTTTGCCGACATTCCGGTCGACACCGACCACCTCACGAGCTTCGGCCAAGCGGTGGTCGATGCCTGCCGTGCGTTGAGCTGGGGCGAGACCCTCTCGTACGCCGAACTGGCCGCCAAGGCTGGCAGCCCCGGTGCAGCACGGGCGGTTGGCAACGTGATGGCCAATAACCGGCTTCCACTGGTGGTACCTTGCCACCGCGTGCTCGGATCGGGCGGGCACCTGGGAGGCTACTCCGCTCCCGGCGGACTCGTGACCAAGCGCCGCCTGCTCGATGCGGAAGCAGTCGCATAG
- a CDS encoding transglutaminase family protein has translation MSIRVALNHKTVYHYDRRINLGPQVIRLRPAVHSRTPIESYSLKVTPEDHFLNWQQDPFGNYLARCVFPNSVEELSIEIDLVANLASINPFDFFLEPDAEKYPFEYPTEVLGDLKPYFNQGPAGAKFHELLASIDRTPRKTIDFLVELNQRLQNDIDYLVRMEPGVQTPEETLTLGSGSCRDSAWLLAQTLRHLGFATRFVSGYLIQLVADLKPLEGPEGPEADFTDLHAWTEVYLPGAGWVGLDPTSGLLTGEGHIPLACTPHPTSAAPITGALGKCEVTFDFDMSIKRIHEDPRVTKPYTEEQWQKIEALGHEVDRHLHDADVRLTMGGEPTFVSIDDMDGDEWQTAAVGPTKEKLAGEMLLRLRNRFGSQGLLHHGQGKWYPGESLPRWAMHCYWRVDGEPIWKNQELFARTDTDYGHTFDDAQLFARTLAERLSVNVEHAVPGYEDAMYYAWRERRLPANVDLRDSKLEEIEERERFARVYEQGLTTPVGMVLPLQYCWWDPTPAWRSGEWVVRSADMFLIPGDSPMGFRLPLQSLMYEDEKEYPTKYFEADPMVARPALPKHTEFAESTWRGNSTVLSRFPQQAARRQTPVQQYAGVGARGGAAGGGAGRHGEGNGSGQPHDWQNNPSSSTPDESLVYRADIRYDDPDNVVRTALCVEPRKGRLHVFMPPIDRIEVFLELITAIEDTSEKLEMPVVLEGYLPPHDARIQHIKVTPDPGVIEVNVHPANDWTELVDITTGVYEDARQTRLGTEKFDLDGSHTGTGGGNHVVLGGPTPADSPWLRRPDLLKSFVAFWHNHPSLSYLFSGKFIGPTSQAPRVDETRSDAIYELNIAFEQVKSGETMPPWMVDRVFRHLLVDGTGNTHRSEFCIDKLFSPDSTSGRLGLVEFRAFEMPPHARMSLTQQLLIRALVARFWEKPYTHEMVSWNTTIHDRWMLPHFIWQDFCDVIDEMNQAGFPIESDWFDSHLEFRYPYIGSFTQRGVDIEIRRAMEPWYVLGEEPGGGYTARYVDSSVERIQVKVQGLTDPRYILTCNGRTVPLHPTGTEGEAIAGVRFRAWQPPSCLHPTLGVDGPLVFDLYDEWLGRSIGGCQYHVGHPGGLNPATFPVNALEAESRRATRFFAFGHTPGPATIKPSSPSREFPLTLDLRRGRN, from the coding sequence ATGAGCATCCGCGTCGCGTTAAATCATAAGACCGTCTACCACTACGACCGTCGCATCAATCTAGGCCCGCAAGTCATCCGACTCCGCCCGGCGGTGCATAGTCGTACCCCGATCGAGAGCTATTCGCTGAAGGTCACCCCCGAAGACCACTTTCTGAACTGGCAACAAGACCCGTTCGGAAACTACCTGGCGCGGTGCGTCTTCCCCAATTCGGTGGAAGAGCTGAGCATTGAGATCGATTTGGTCGCCAACCTGGCTTCCATCAATCCCTTCGATTTCTTCCTCGAACCCGATGCCGAGAAGTATCCCTTCGAGTACCCCACCGAGGTGCTCGGCGACCTGAAGCCCTACTTCAACCAGGGTCCGGCGGGGGCAAAGTTCCACGAACTGCTGGCCTCGATCGATCGCACCCCGCGTAAGACGATCGACTTCCTGGTGGAACTCAATCAACGCCTCCAAAACGACATCGACTATTTGGTTCGTATGGAACCAGGTGTGCAAACGCCCGAAGAAACCCTGACGCTCGGTAGCGGGTCGTGCCGCGACTCGGCTTGGTTGCTCGCTCAAACCTTGCGTCACCTTGGTTTTGCCACGAGATTCGTCTCGGGCTACTTGATTCAACTGGTCGCCGACCTGAAACCGCTGGAAGGCCCCGAAGGTCCCGAGGCCGACTTCACCGACTTGCACGCCTGGACCGAAGTCTATCTGCCTGGCGCAGGCTGGGTGGGTCTCGACCCGACTTCGGGCTTGCTGACCGGCGAGGGACACATTCCGCTGGCCTGCACCCCGCACCCCACTTCCGCGGCTCCGATCACCGGTGCCCTCGGTAAGTGCGAGGTGACGTTTGATTTCGACATGTCGATCAAACGGATTCACGAGGATCCTCGTGTCACCAAGCCTTACACCGAAGAGCAATGGCAGAAGATCGAAGCGTTAGGTCACGAAGTCGATCGCCATCTTCACGACGCCGACGTACGACTCACCATGGGTGGCGAGCCTACGTTCGTATCGATTGACGATATGGATGGCGACGAGTGGCAAACCGCGGCGGTTGGTCCTACGAAAGAGAAGCTCGCCGGCGAAATGCTGCTGCGACTCCGTAACCGCTTCGGAAGCCAAGGCCTGCTGCACCATGGTCAGGGCAAATGGTACCCTGGCGAATCGCTCCCCCGCTGGGCGATGCACTGCTATTGGCGAGTGGATGGCGAACCGATCTGGAAGAACCAGGAGTTGTTTGCCCGCACCGATACCGACTACGGTCACACGTTCGACGACGCGCAGCTGTTCGCCCGCACGCTAGCCGAGCGACTTTCGGTGAACGTGGAACACGCGGTGCCCGGCTACGAAGACGCCATGTACTACGCCTGGCGCGAGCGACGACTGCCAGCCAACGTTGACCTGCGAGATTCGAAGCTCGAAGAAATCGAAGAGCGCGAGCGTTTCGCCCGCGTCTACGAGCAAGGCCTCACCACTCCGGTCGGCATGGTGCTACCGCTGCAGTACTGCTGGTGGGATCCCACACCTGCCTGGCGAAGCGGCGAATGGGTTGTTCGTTCGGCGGATATGTTCCTGATTCCCGGCGACTCGCCGATGGGCTTCCGGTTGCCCCTGCAGTCGCTGATGTACGAAGACGAAAAAGAGTACCCCACCAAGTACTTCGAGGCCGACCCCATGGTCGCCCGCCCTGCCCTGCCCAAGCACACCGAGTTTGCCGAGTCGACCTGGCGCGGCAATTCCACGGTGCTCAGCCGCTTCCCACAACAAGCCGCACGCCGGCAAACGCCGGTGCAGCAATACGCGGGCGTCGGCGCCCGAGGTGGTGCTGCTGGCGGTGGTGCTGGTCGCCATGGCGAGGGCAACGGTTCCGGCCAACCACACGATTGGCAAAACAATCCGTCGAGCAGCACTCCTGACGAGTCGTTGGTGTATCGGGCCGATATCCGCTACGACGATCCGGACAACGTGGTACGCACCGCTCTGTGTGTAGAACCTCGTAAGGGCCGACTGCATGTGTTCATGCCGCCGATTGATCGCATCGAAGTGTTTCTCGAATTGATCACGGCCATCGAAGACACCAGCGAGAAACTTGAGATGCCGGTGGTGCTCGAGGGTTACTTGCCGCCGCATGACGCGCGGATCCAGCACATCAAGGTCACCCCTGATCCAGGTGTGATCGAAGTGAATGTTCATCCGGCGAACGACTGGACCGAACTGGTCGACATCACCACCGGCGTGTACGAAGACGCCCGTCAAACCCGCTTGGGCACCGAGAAGTTCGACCTCGATGGCTCCCACACCGGCACCGGTGGCGGCAACCACGTGGTGCTCGGTGGCCCCACGCCGGCCGACAGTCCCTGGCTGCGTCGTCCCGACTTGCTCAAGAGCTTCGTCGCGTTCTGGCACAACCACCCGTCGCTGTCTTACCTGTTCTCAGGTAAGTTCATCGGCCCCACGAGCCAGGCCCCCCGCGTGGACGAAACCCGCTCGGATGCGATTTACGAACTCAACATTGCGTTCGAACAAGTGAAATCGGGCGAGACGATGCCGCCGTGGATGGTGGACCGTGTGTTCCGTCACCTGTTGGTCGACGGCACCGGCAACACCCACCGCTCCGAGTTCTGCATCGACAAGCTGTTCTCTCCCGACTCGACCTCGGGACGCTTGGGACTCGTTGAGTTCCGCGCGTTCGAGATGCCGCCCCACGCCCGCATGAGCCTTACTCAGCAACTGCTCATTCGCGCGCTGGTTGCTCGCTTCTGGGAGAAGCCTTACACGCACGAAATGGTGAGCTGGAATACCACGATTCACGACCGCTGGATGTTGCCGCACTTCATTTGGCAAGACTTCTGCGACGTGATCGACGAGATGAACCAAGCAGGCTTCCCGATCGAATCTGATTGGTTCGACTCGCACTTGGAGTTCCGCTATCCCTACATCGGTTCGTTCACCCAACGCGGCGTCGACATCGAGATTCGTCGCGCGATGGAACCTTGGTACGTGCTCGGCGAAGAACCTGGCGGCGGTTACACCGCTCGTTACGTCGACTCGTCGGTTGAGCGTATCCAGGTGAAGGTGCAAGGGCTTACCGATCCGCGATACATCCTGACCTGCAACGGCCGCACGGTTCCGCTTCACCCAACCGGCACCGAAGGCGAGGCGATTGCGGGAGTCCGTTTCCGCGCTTGGCAGCCCCCGAGCTGCCTGCACCCGACGCTCGGCGTCGACGGCCCCCTGGTGTTCGACCTGTACGACGAGTGGCTCGGCCGCTCGATCGGCGGTTGCCAGTACCATGTGGGACACCCTGGTGGCTTGAATCCAGCGACATTCCCGGTAAATGCGTTAGAAGCTGAGAGCCGCCGGGCGACTCGATTCTTCGCCTTTGGGCATACCCCCGGCCCTGCTACAATAAAGCCTTCGTCGCCGAGCAGGGAATTTCCGTTGACCCTCGACTTGCGACGTGGACGAAACTAA
- a CDS encoding alpha-E domain-containing protein: MARYIERAENVARFIDVNYNLTLGEGSALGHQWAPLIYTTGDEALFEELYGQPTRQSVLQFLTYDQRNPNSIISCVNNARENARSVRDTITVPMWQQINTFYLLVRSAARQGQPLSDPNDFCDAVKIASHTLLGLTDATMSQNEAWHFGRMGMLMERADKTSRIVDVQYYLLLPTAEEIGGSLDVVRWSALLRSASALTMYRKLYGRITPTNVARFLILDAEFPRAMHFCLVRAQHSLCQITGSPMGTFRFQSEQRMGRLRMELDYTSIDDIIREGMHEYIDRFQSQLNGLGSAIHDDFFRLHTESAEPTQTQSQSTS, from the coding sequence ATGGCACGTTACATCGAGCGTGCCGAAAACGTAGCGCGGTTTATCGATGTCAACTACAACCTCACGCTGGGCGAAGGCTCTGCCCTGGGGCATCAATGGGCACCGCTCATTTATACCACCGGCGACGAAGCCTTGTTCGAGGAACTGTATGGTCAGCCAACTCGGCAGAGCGTGCTGCAGTTTCTTACCTACGACCAGCGTAACCCCAACTCGATTATCTCGTGCGTGAACAACGCCCGTGAGAACGCCCGCAGCGTGCGCGACACGATCACGGTGCCGATGTGGCAACAGATTAATACGTTTTACCTGCTAGTCCGCTCGGCCGCCCGACAAGGGCAACCGCTATCGGATCCCAATGATTTCTGCGACGCGGTGAAGATCGCCAGCCACACCTTGCTGGGGCTGACCGACGCAACGATGTCGCAAAACGAGGCTTGGCACTTTGGCCGCATGGGCATGCTCATGGAGCGTGCCGATAAAACGTCGCGCATTGTCGACGTTCAGTATTACCTGTTGTTACCCACCGCCGAGGAGATAGGCGGTTCGCTTGATGTCGTCCGGTGGTCCGCATTGTTACGGTCGGCCAGCGCGCTAACCATGTATCGTAAACTCTACGGCCGCATAACCCCTACAAACGTCGCCCGCTTCCTGATTCTGGATGCCGAGTTCCCCCGGGCCATGCACTTCTGCCTGGTACGTGCTCAGCACTCCCTTTGTCAGATAACGGGTAGTCCGATGGGAACTTTCAGATTTCAGTCGGAACAGCGTATGGGCCGACTAAGAATGGAACTAGACTACACCAGCATCGATGACATCATTCGCGAAGGAATGCACGAATATATCGACCGTTTTCAATCACAACTGAACGGCTTGGGCTCTGCGATTCACGACGATTTCTTTCGCTTGCACACCGAATCAGCGGAACCAACGCAAACGCAAAGTCAATCGACCTCGTGA
- a CDS encoding response regulator transcription factor has translation MAKDTKAESDKKKRILLVDDDAEIIESLRLALQAKGHEILVARDGNQGLAITEREDPDLVILDMMMPKRSGFLVLEKLRRTRENPPRIIMITANEGSRHKAYAEMLGVDDYIRKPFPMDRLMASVDRLLGL, from the coding sequence ATGGCGAAAGACACCAAGGCGGAATCCGACAAGAAGAAGCGCATCCTTTTGGTGGATGACGACGCCGAAATCATAGAATCGCTGCGTCTGGCCCTGCAGGCCAAGGGGCACGAGATCTTGGTCGCCCGCGATGGCAACCAAGGCTTGGCCATCACCGAGCGCGAAGATCCCGACCTGGTGATCCTCGACATGATGATGCCGAAGCGGAGTGGTTTCCTGGTGCTCGAGAAGCTTCGCCGCACCCGCGAAAACCCGCCTCGCATCATTATGATCACGGCCAACGAAGGCAGTCGCCATAAGGCTTATGCCGAGATGCTGGGTGTCGACGACTACATCCGCAAACCGTTCCCCATGGATCGGCTGATGGCCAGCGTCGATCGTCTGCTCGGGCTGTAG